The stretch of DNA CTTGACCCGGGTGTCGAAACGGTCCGAGAGCCGGCCCGCCAGGTCGTTGAAGGCCGGGGAGATCAGCCGGCCGGCCTTCGGGCCGGCACCCCGCTGCGGCTTCTCCTCCTGGTCCATCACCGCGACCAGCTCCTCGGTGGTGCGCACCGAGAGCCCCTCCGCGATGATCCGCTTGGCCAGCGCGTCCTGCCGCTCGCCGTCCGGCACCCCGAGCAGCGCGCGGGCATGGCCCGCCGTCAGCACGCCCGCCGCCACCCGGCGCTGCACGGCCGGCGAGAGCCGGAGCAGCCGCAGCGTGTTGGAGACGTGCGAGCGGGAACGGCCGATCCGGTCGGCCAGCTCGTCGTGGGTGCAGGAGAAGTCGCGCAGCAGCTGGTCGTAGGCGGCCGCCTCCTCCAGCGGGTTGAGCTCGGCCCGGTGCAGGTTCTCCAGGAGCGCGTCCAGGAGCAGCTTGTCGTCCTCGGTGGCCCGGACGATCGCCGGGATCTGCTCCAGACCGGCCTCCCGGGAGGCCCGCCAGCGCCGCTCGCCCATGATGAGCTCGAAGCGGTCGGCCGAGACCTGCCGCACCACCACCGGCTGGAGCAGGCCCACCTCCTTGATGGAGGCCACCAGCTCGGCCAGCTTGTCCTCGTCGAAGACCTCGCGCGGCTGGCGCGGGTTCGGCGTGATCGAGTCCAGCGGCAGCTCCGCGAAGCGGGCGCCCTCCACCGGGGTCAGCTGGGCCTGCTGCTCGCGGGCGGATTCGGCGGCCGCCTTGGCCGCCACCGTGCCGCGGTCGGTCGGCAGCACCGGCACCGCGCTGGGCGAGACCGCCCCGCTGCCGACCACCGGCGCCGCGCCCGAACGCGCGGGGGCCACCGTGGCCGGCGCGGCGGCGGGCACCCCCGCCGGGATCAGGGCTCCGAGCCCGCGGCCGAGGCCCCTACGTCCACCGCTCACCGGTTGTCCTCCATCGTGCTGCCGTGCTGTGCCATCTCAGCCCCACCGCTGCGCTGCTGCCCCACCGAACCGGCCCCGACCGCCCCGACCCCGACCGCCCGCAGCGCGAGCTCGCGGGCCGCCTCCAGGTAGGAGAGCGCCCCGGTGGAACCCGGATCATAGGTCAGCACCGTCTGCCCGTAGCTCGGCGCCTCCGAGATGCGGACCGAGCGCGGGATCGCGGTGCGCAGCACCTCCTCGCTGAAGTGGGTGCGCACCTCCTCCGCGACCTGGGCGGCCAGCCGGGTGCGGGCGTCGTACATGGTGAGCAGGATGGTGGAGACGTGCAGCTGCGGGTTGAGGTGCTGGCGCACCAGCTCCACGTTGCGCAGCAGCTGGCCGAGGCCCTCCAGCGCGTAGTACTCGCACTGGATCGGGATCAGCACCTCCTGGCAGGCCACCAGGGCGTTCACGGTGAGCAGGCCGAGCGAGGGCGGGCAGTCGATCAGGATGTAGTCCAGCGGCTGCTCGTAGGCCGCGATCGCCCGCTGGAGCCGGCTCTCCCGGGCCACCAGCGAGACCAGCTCGATCTCGGCGCCCGCCAGGTCGATGGTGGCGGGCACGCAGAACAGCCCCTCCACCTCGACCACCGGCTGCACCACGTCGGCCAGCGGCTTGCCGCCGACCACCACGTCGTAGATGGACGGCACCTCCACGTGGTGGTCGATGCCGAGCGCGGTGGAAGCGTTGCCCTGCGGGTCGAGGTCGATGACCAGGACGCGCAGCCCGTGCATGGCCAGCGAGGCGGCCATGTTGACGGTGGTGGTGGTCTTCCCCACCCCGCCCTTCTGGTTCGCCACCACGATCACCCGGGTCGCAGCGGGCCTGGGCAGCCCCTCGCCGGCCCGTCCGATGGCCTGCACAGCGGCCTGCGCGGCCCGTGCGATAGGCGTGTCATCGATCTGGTCGATGGTCTCCGAGTCCTGCATGGGGGTCAGTGTTTCACGTGAAACCGGAGCGGCAACAGTCGCCGCCCGGCCGCGACGGAGGATTCCTGGAAGCAGCGAGCGACGTTTCACAGGAAACACCATGCCCGCAATGTCGGAAATCTGACGGTGCGACACTCCGACCGTAGAACGCGACCAGCCCCGGGGATGAAGCCCCGGGGCTGGTCAGCGGGTGTCGAAGAAGCTCAGCGGCGGCGGCGGGCCTGGCCGCGGCCGCCCTCGCCCGGGCGGCCGGCCCGGCCCGCGCGGGCGGCCTTGGCGCGGCGGGTGGCCGCGCGGACGCCGCCGGGGCTCTCCCCCGCCTCGACCTGGACCACCCGGGTCGAGGTCTCCAGGGTGCCCTCGCCCACCGAGATCACCGTCCACTTCACCGCGCCGAGCTTGGTCAGCGCCGAGCGCGACTCGGCCAGCTCCTGCTCCGCGGTGTCGCCCTTGAGCGCCAGCATCTGGCCGTACGGGCGCAGCAGCGGCAGGCCCCAGCCCGCCAGCCGCTCCATCGGAGCCACCGCGCGGGCGGTCACCACGTCCACCGAGAGCTTGCCGACCATCTCCTCGGCCCGGCCGCGCAGCACCGTGACGTTGTCCAGCCCGAGCTCGCGGACCACCTCCTCCAGGAAGGTGGTGCGGCGCAGCAGCGGCTCCAGCAGCGTCACCGAGACGTCCGGGCGGGCCATCGCCACCGGGATGCCGGGCAGGCCGGCCCCCGAGCCGACGTCGCAGAGCGAGGCGTTCTCCGGCAGCAGCTCCGCCAGCACCGCACAGTTGAGCACGTGCCGGTCCCACAGTCGGGGCACCTCGCGCGGGCCGATCAGGCCGCGCTGCACCCCCGCCGTCGCCAGCAGCTCGGTGTACCGCACGGCGGTCTCGTACCTGTCCCCGAAGACCTCGCGCGCCACCGGCGGCGCCTCGGGCAGGCCCTGCTCGCCGCCCTCCGCCGGGATGCCCTCGGTCGTCACGCCGTCCGTGCTCATCTCAGCCTCTCCGCTCACCGTCTCCACCACCGCACTCGACCAGTCGACCAGTCGACCCACTGTTTCACGTGTGCCGTGTTTCACGTGAAACACCGCACGCGAAACGCATCACCGGGCACCCGGCGCCCTCCTGACGGACGACGACCCCGCCCGCGACAGCGGGCGGGGTCGGTCGTCGATCACCACGTCAGGCCGGAAGAACGACCACGCAACGCTGGGGCTCCTCGCCCTCCGACTCGCTGCGCAGACCCGCCGCGGCCACCGCGTCGTGGACCACCTTGCGCTCGAACGGCGTCATCGGACGGAGCTTGACCTGCTCGCCGGTGCTCTTCGCCCGCTCGGCCGCCTCGCTGCCCAGCTCCGCCAGCTCGGACCGCTTCTTGGCCCGGAAACCCGCGATGTCCAGCATGAGGCGGCTGCGCTCACCGGTCTCCCGGTGCACGGCCAGTCGGGTCAGCTCCTGGAGCGCCTCCAGCACCTCGCCGTCCTGGCCGACCAGACGCTGCAGCGCCCGGTCGTTGCCGTCGCTGACGATGGACACCAGAGCGCGGTCGCCCTCGACATCCATGTCGATGTCACCGTCGAGGTCGGCGATGTCGAGCAGACCCTCCAGGTAGTCGGCCGCGATGTCGCCCTCCTGCTCCAGGCGGGCGACGAGGCTCTCCGCACCGGCCTCGGCCTTGACTGCGGCGGTGGTGCCTTCCGTCACTGATGGACTCCTTCGAGGATGGGCCCGCGGGTGGGGCCGAGAACGTGGTTCGAGGGGCTGAGCGGGCGTCGCAGGGGGAGACTACGGCTTCTTCTTGCGCCCCTGGGCGCCCTGCTGGCCACCGCGCTTCGGCTGCTGGCGCTGGCCCGGCTTGGCCGCCGCCTTGCCGCCCGCACCGGCGCCGCTGGGCTCGGCCGGCTTCTCCTCGACCGGTGCCTCCTCGGCCACCGCGTCCTGCGGCTCCTTGGTCAGGCTGGTCGCGTGGCCCGTGGACTGGCGCTGCGCCTTGGTCTGCTTGCGCGGCTGCTGCCGGCGCACCTGCACGGCCTCCTCGACGGCCGCCCCGGCGTCAGCCGTACCACCGGCGGCGGAGGACTTGCCGGACAGCATCGCCATCAGGCCGACCTTCTTGATCGAACCGTCCGGGTTGATCCGGCCCTGCTTCTTCAGCCGCTCCTGGCGCTCGGCGAAGGCCTGGCTGCCGGGCGTCGGGTTGTTGCGGATGACGATCAGCTGCTGGCCCATCGACCAGACGTTGGTGGTGAGCCAGTAGACCAGCACACCGACCGGGAAGTTGATGCCCATCACGGCGAACATGATCGGGAAGACGTACATCAGCATCTTCTGCTGCTGCATGAACGGCGTCTTGACCGTGAGGTCCATGTTCTTGGTCATCAGCTGGCGCTGCGTGATGAACTGCGACAGCGACATCATGACGATCATGACGGCGGTGACGATCTTCACGTTCAGCTCGGTGCTGTGCACGAAGGTCGCGGAGAGCGGGGCACCGAAGATGTGCGCCTGGCCGGCGCTCGCCAGCAGGTCGCCCTTGATGACACCGATCGGCTCGTGGTGCGCGACCTTGCTCAGCACGCCGTACAGGGCCGTGAAGAACGGCATCTGCACCAGGATGGGAAGGCACGAGGAGAACGGGTTGGTACCCGCCTCCTTGTACAGCTTCATCATCTCTTCGGACTGGCGCTGCTTGTCGTTCTTGTAGCGCTCCTGGATGGCCTTCATCTTGGGCTGGATGGCCTGCATCGCCCGAGTCGCCTTGATCTGCTTCACGAAGAGCGGGATCAGGCAGATCCGGATCACGACCACCATCGAGGCGATCGCCAGGCCCCAGGCCCAACCACCGTTCGGATCGAAGACGTGGCTGTACAGCGAGTGGAACTGGACGATGATCCAGGACACCGCGGTGTACAGGGGGTTGAGGAAGGACCAGGTCACCGGTCAGACTCCTTGGACATCGGGCTTGGCCACCGGCTCAGGCCCGGCGGTCCCGCTCTTCGGGCTCAGCAGATCGCGCAGCCGACGGTGCCAGACCGGGTGCTTGCGCGGCGGAACGTGATCGACCCCGCCGGGCGACCACGGGTTGCAGCGCAGGATGCGCCACGCGGTCAGGCCACTGCCCTTGACCGCGCCGTGCACCCGCACCGCTTCGTACCCGTAATGCGAGCACGAGGGGTAGTACCGGCAGACCGGACCGAGCAACGGACTGATCGTCCACTGGTAGAGCCTGATCAGCCCCATCAGCAGGTACTTCATCGCCCTGCTCCCGTCGGCGCACTGCCGGAAGTGCCCGAAGGCTCGACCCGCAGCAGGCGCCGCAGCGCCGCCGTCAGGTCGTGCTCGAGTTCTGCGTGCGTGGCCGACCCGGCCGGGGGCAGCGCGCGCACCACTATCAGGCTACCTGCGGGCAGGCGCGCCAGATGGTCCCGGACGAGGTGGCGCAGCCGACGCTTCACGCGGTTGCGGACCACGGCGGGCCCGACGGCCTTGCTCACGACGAAACCCGCACGCGCCGAAGGAAGCCCCTCGGCGACGTGCGGGCTGGTGTCGCTGTTCCGGTCGGTCGGCCCCTCGGTCTCCTCAGCTCTGCTGAGGTGGACGACCAAGAGGGGTCGACCGGCCCGGCGACCGCGTTTCACCGCGGTCGCGAAGTCCTGGCGCCGCCGCAGCCGATGCTCGGAGGGCAGCACGACAGACCCTGGCGCGGATCAGGCGGAGATGGCGGCGCGGCCCTTGCCACGGCGAGACGCCAGGATGGCGCGGCCGGCGCGGGTACGCATCCGCAGCCG from Kitasatospora sp. MMS16-BH015 encodes:
- a CDS encoding ParB/RepB/Spo0J family partition protein, whose product is MSGGRRGLGRGLGALIPAGVPAAAPATVAPARSGAAPVVGSGAVSPSAVPVLPTDRGTVAAKAAAESAREQQAQLTPVEGARFAELPLDSITPNPRQPREVFDEDKLAELVASIKEVGLLQPVVVRQVSADRFELIMGERRWRASREAGLEQIPAIVRATEDDKLLLDALLENLHRAELNPLEEAAAYDQLLRDFSCTHDELADRIGRSRSHVSNTLRLLRLSPAVQRRVAAGVLTAGHARALLGVPDGERQDALAKRIIAEGLSVRTTEELVAVMDQEEKPQRGAGPKAGRLISPAFNDLAGRLSDRFDTRVKVEVSQRGGKLGKGKVVLEFASVEDLNRILDSLAPGEEGLRLSQG
- a CDS encoding ParA family protein, giving the protein MQDSETIDQIDDTPIARAAQAAVQAIGRAGEGLPRPAATRVIVVANQKGGVGKTTTTVNMAASLAMHGLRVLVIDLDPQGNASTALGIDHHVEVPSIYDVVVGGKPLADVVQPVVEVEGLFCVPATIDLAGAEIELVSLVARESRLQRAIAAYEQPLDYILIDCPPSLGLLTVNALVACQEVLIPIQCEYYALEGLGQLLRNVELVRQHLNPQLHVSTILLTMYDARTRLAAQVAEEVRTHFSEEVLRTAIPRSVRISEAPSYGQTVLTYDPGSTGALSYLEAARELALRAVGVGAVGAGSVGQQRSGGAEMAQHGSTMEDNR
- the rsmG gene encoding 16S rRNA (guanine(527)-N(7))-methyltransferase RsmG, translated to MSTDGVTTEGIPAEGGEQGLPEAPPVAREVFGDRYETAVRYTELLATAGVQRGLIGPREVPRLWDRHVLNCAVLAELLPENASLCDVGSGAGLPGIPVAMARPDVSVTLLEPLLRRTTFLEEVVRELGLDNVTVLRGRAEEMVGKLSVDVVTARAVAPMERLAGWGLPLLRPYGQMLALKGDTAEQELAESRSALTKLGAVKWTVISVGEGTLETSTRVVQVEAGESPGGVRAATRRAKAARAGRAGRPGEGGRGQARRRR
- a CDS encoding R3H domain-containing nucleic acid-binding protein; amino-acid sequence: MTEGTTAAVKAEAGAESLVARLEQEGDIAADYLEGLLDIADLDGDIDMDVEGDRALVSIVSDGNDRALQRLVGQDGEVLEALQELTRLAVHRETGERSRLMLDIAGFRAKKRSELAELGSEAAERAKSTGEQVKLRPMTPFERKVVHDAVAAAGLRSESEGEEPQRCVVVLPA
- the yidC gene encoding membrane protein insertase YidC; protein product: MTWSFLNPLYTAVSWIIVQFHSLYSHVFDPNGGWAWGLAIASMVVVIRICLIPLFVKQIKATRAMQAIQPKMKAIQERYKNDKQRQSEEMMKLYKEAGTNPFSSCLPILVQMPFFTALYGVLSKVAHHEPIGVIKGDLLASAGQAHIFGAPLSATFVHSTELNVKIVTAVMIVMMSLSQFITQRQLMTKNMDLTVKTPFMQQQKMLMYVFPIMFAVMGINFPVGVLVYWLTTNVWSMGQQLIVIRNNPTPGSQAFAERQERLKKQGRINPDGSIKKVGLMAMLSGKSSAAGGTADAGAAVEEAVQVRRQQPRKQTKAQRQSTGHATSLTKEPQDAVAEEAPVEEKPAEPSGAGAGGKAAAKPGQRQQPKRGGQQGAQGRKKKP
- the yidD gene encoding membrane protein insertion efficiency factor YidD, translating into MKYLLMGLIRLYQWTISPLLGPVCRYYPSCSHYGYEAVRVHGAVKGSGLTAWRILRCNPWSPGGVDHVPPRKHPVWHRRLRDLLSPKSGTAGPEPVAKPDVQGV
- the rnpA gene encoding ribonuclease P protein component, which encodes MLPSEHRLRRRQDFATAVKRGRRAGRPLLVVHLSRAEETEGPTDRNSDTSPHVAEGLPSARAGFVVSKAVGPAVVRNRVKRRLRHLVRDHLARLPAGSLIVVRALPPAGSATHAELEHDLTAALRRLLRVEPSGTSGSAPTGAGR
- the rpmH gene encoding 50S ribosomal protein L34; translation: MSKRTFQPNNRRRAKTHGFRLRMRTRAGRAILASRRGKGRAAISA